The Flavobacterium faecale genome has a segment encoding these proteins:
- a CDS encoding cation:proton antiporter, whose translation MSAAATVVETTSHLKPLISDLGLILMTAGIAVLIFKKLKQPLVLGYLIAGFLAGNHFDFFPSVKDIKSVEIWAEIGVIILLFSLGLEFSFKKLMKVGGTASITAVTQIITMVLVGFLAGKWMGWKLMDSIFLGVILSISSTTIILKTFDELGVKAQKFAGIVIGSLIVQDIIAILMMVLLSTVAATQNFSGSELLFSVLKLAFFLTAWFVAGIFFIPTVLKKTKHLLTDEMLLIISLALCLMMVILAADVGFSPALGAFIMGSIIAETTQAEHIEHLIKPVKDLFGAVFFVSVGMLINPTTLYEYAGPVMILTFITIFGQSISSTIGALISGQPLKQSVQTGMSLAQIGEFSFIIATLGTTMHVTSSFLYPIVVAVSAITTFTTPFMVKAAVPFSEFLEKKLPRRITKKINRYSTNAQAIRAVSTWQVVIRTHLIHIVLHTIIITSIILLCSKFVVPLVENSKFGNAIAALITLVIISPFLYALSIRKVAVKEVASLFRERKYKGPILMLLFLRMGLAVFYIGFLLNIFFSPVIAFVALVSAVIIYLLFPKKLHTQYHKIEGHFLKNLNDRSEGEAAKINRQHANLTPWDGHMSSFTIAKESNLAGKTLREIRMREEMGINIAYINRGDITIEVPNKMERLFPGDKIGVIGTDEQVKVFAEYLRLNEIEIPEKVNNEVVLRQIELENQDFIGKAIGRSKLRELTQGLIVGIERNGVRMLNPESNIILEKDDILWIVGNKKLLNKLFVER comes from the coding sequence ATGAGCGCCGCAGCAACCGTAGTAGAAACAACAAGCCACTTAAAACCCTTGATAAGCGATCTTGGATTAATCCTAATGACTGCTGGTATTGCTGTTTTAATCTTTAAAAAACTTAAGCAGCCCTTAGTACTTGGATACCTGATTGCAGGATTTTTGGCCGGAAATCATTTTGATTTTTTCCCTTCAGTAAAAGACATTAAGAGTGTCGAGATCTGGGCTGAGATTGGTGTAATCATCTTATTATTCAGTTTAGGACTCGAATTTAGTTTTAAAAAATTAATGAAAGTAGGTGGTACAGCCTCCATTACCGCCGTCACGCAAATCATCACCATGGTATTAGTTGGTTTTTTGGCCGGTAAATGGATGGGATGGAAACTGATGGATAGCATTTTTCTGGGAGTAATCCTCTCCATTTCCTCGACTACCATTATTCTAAAAACATTTGATGAGTTGGGCGTAAAAGCCCAAAAATTTGCCGGAATCGTAATTGGTTCGCTGATCGTACAAGATATTATTGCCATTTTAATGATGGTTTTACTATCCACGGTAGCGGCTACACAAAATTTTTCGGGTAGTGAACTTCTCTTTTCAGTTTTAAAATTAGCCTTCTTTCTAACGGCTTGGTTTGTAGCAGGAATCTTTTTTATTCCAACAGTTCTCAAAAAGACCAAACATTTATTGACAGACGAGATGCTGTTGATCATTTCTCTAGCGCTCTGCCTTATGATGGTAATCCTTGCGGCCGATGTTGGATTCTCACCTGCTCTTGGTGCCTTTATCATGGGATCTATCATCGCAGAAACTACGCAAGCTGAACATATCGAACATTTAATTAAACCCGTAAAAGACTTGTTTGGAGCGGTATTCTTTGTATCAGTAGGAATGTTAATCAATCCAACTACACTATATGAGTATGCTGGACCAGTGATGATTTTGACCTTTATCACCATTTTTGGACAGTCAATAAGTTCGACTATTGGTGCATTAATTTCGGGACAACCCTTAAAACAATCTGTACAAACCGGAATGAGTTTGGCACAAATTGGAGAATTCTCCTTTATTATCGCTACCCTAGGAACTACAATGCATGTAACGAGTTCTTTTCTGTATCCTATTGTGGTTGCTGTTTCGGCTATTACAACCTTTACAACACCATTCATGGTCAAAGCAGCAGTACCTTTTTCTGAATTTCTAGAAAAAAAATTACCGCGCAGGATAACCAAAAAAATCAATCGTTACAGTACCAACGCACAAGCAATACGAGCTGTAAGCACTTGGCAAGTCGTTATAAGAACGCACTTGATCCATATCGTACTTCATACCATTATCATTACGTCTATCATTTTACTTTGTTCGAAATTTGTAGTGCCTTTGGTCGAAAATTCTAAATTTGGAAATGCAATTGCAGCCTTGATTACCCTTGTGATTATTTCTCCTTTTTTATACGCCCTATCCATTCGAAAAGTGGCAGTCAAAGAGGTAGCATCCTTGTTTAGGGAAAGAAAATACAAAGGACCTATCTTGATGCTACTGTTTTTGCGAATGGGACTTGCCGTTTTTTATATTGGATTTTTACTGAATATATTCTTCTCACCTGTGATCGCATTTGTTGCGCTTGTGAGTGCAGTAATCATCTATCTTCTGTTTCCTAAAAAATTACACACACAGTACCATAAAATTGAAGGTCATTTTCTGAAAAACCTGAATGACAGATCAGAGGGTGAAGCCGCAAAAATAAACAGACAACATGCTAACCTTACACCTTGGGATGGTCACATGTCTAGCTTTACTATAGCGAAGGAATCAAATCTAGCCGGAAAAACACTTCGAGAAATTAGAATGAGAGAAGAAATGGGAATCAATATTGCCTACATCAATCGTGGAGATATCACAATCGAAGTTCCGAACAAAATGGAACGTTTGTTCCCTGGTGACAAAATTGGTGTTATTGGTACCGATGAACAGGTCAAAGTATTTGCTGAATATTTAAGATTGAATGAAATTGAGATTCCAGAAAAAGTAAATAACGAAGTAGTCTTACGTCAAATTGAGTTAGAAAATCAAGACTTTATAGGCAAAGCCATCGGACGTTCAAAACTGCGCGAATTAACACAAGGATTGATTGTTGGAATTGAACGAAATGGTGTTCGAATGCTAAACCCCGAATCAAATATTATTCTTGAAAAAGATGATATCTTGTGGATTGTGGGGAATAAAAAATTATTAAATAAATTGTTTGTAGAGCGATAG
- a CDS encoding zeta toxin family protein, with amino-acid sequence MKNNLYIIAGCNGAGKTTASFTILPEILNCKEFVNADEIAKGLSPFQPEKVSFESGRIMLNRINELLENNENFAFETTLATKSYKAKIAIAKKNNYNVTLLFFWLQNVDLAIERVKTRVKEGGHNIETDVIKRRYINGIKNLFEIYLPIADEVLIFDNSEGFHELIAQKTLNSEIDITSKNKFDSLKKYYYENI; translated from the coding sequence ATGAAAAACAATCTTTACATTATTGCTGGTTGCAATGGAGCAGGTAAAACTACTGCTTCATTTACAATTTTACCAGAAATATTAAATTGTAAGGAATTTGTCAACGCAGATGAAATTGCTAAGGGATTATCTCCTTTTCAGCCAGAAAAAGTTTCCTTTGAATCTGGTAGAATTATGCTAAACAGGATAAATGAATTATTGGAAAATAATGAAAATTTTGCTTTTGAAACAACTTTGGCAACAAAAAGCTACAAAGCAAAAATTGCAATTGCTAAGAAAAACAATTATAATGTAACTTTACTATTTTTTTGGCTTCAAAATGTAGACCTAGCCATTGAACGTGTTAAAACGAGGGTAAAAGAAGGTGGACACAACATAGAAACTGATGTAATAAAAAGAAGATATATCAATGGTATAAAAAATTTATTTGAAATTTATCTTCCAATTGCTGATGAAGTACTAATCTTTGATAATTCAGAAGGATTTCATGAACTTATCGCTCAAAAAACTTTAAATTCTGAGATTGATATTACTAGCAAAAATAAATTCGACTCCTTAAAAAAATATTATTATGAAAACATTTAA
- a CDS encoding SIR2 family NAD-dependent protein deacylase yields the protein MKKKLVILSGAGMSAESGIKTFRDSDGLWEGHNVMDVATPEGWHRNTELVLDFYNQRRRQLLEVQPNLGHLTLAEMEDDFEINIVTQNVDDLHERAGSTNVLHLHGELLKVRSTKNATAIQDWTGDLVLGDLDVKGNQLRPHIVWFGEEVPALEQAMDLVEQADYVVVIGTSMQVYPAAALIDFAKKDCLLFYIDPKPASIPNLRNKLELITMSASEGVQFLKERLTAIS from the coding sequence ATGAAAAAGAAATTAGTAATCCTTTCGGGTGCGGGAATGAGTGCCGAGAGCGGAATCAAAACCTTTCGTGATAGCGATGGCCTGTGGGAAGGTCATAATGTGATGGATGTGGCTACGCCTGAAGGTTGGCACAGGAATACCGAATTGGTTTTGGATTTTTATAACCAAAGACGCAGACAATTGCTGGAAGTGCAACCAAATTTGGGTCACTTAACGTTGGCCGAGATGGAAGATGATTTTGAGATCAACATTGTGACGCAAAATGTAGATGATTTGCATGAAAGAGCAGGAAGTACCAACGTTTTGCACTTGCACGGCGAATTATTAAAGGTGCGATCTACAAAAAATGCAACGGCTATACAAGATTGGACAGGCGATTTAGTTTTGGGAGATTTGGATGTAAAAGGAAACCAACTGCGTCCTCATATTGTGTGGTTTGGTGAGGAAGTACCCGCGCTAGAACAAGCGATGGATCTTGTGGAGCAAGCTGATTATGTGGTCGTTATTGGTACTTCGATGCAGGTGTATCCCGCAGCTGCATTGATTGATTTTGCCAAAAAAGATTGCCTACTCTTCTACATCGATCCAAAGCCAGCCTCGATTCCGAATTTGAGAAACAAATTAGAATTGATTACGATGAGTGCTTCCGAGGGTGTTCAATTTTTAAAAGAAAGACTGACAGCGATATCCTAA
- the katG gene encoding catalase/peroxidase HPI yields MENHQNQEPGKCPVNHGQLPENEAPTIVEGNHDASAGKCPVMHGGNTASSNNVMSWWPNALNLDILHQHDTKTNPLGHDFDYHEELKKLDIPALKKDMNDLMTNSQDWWPADWGHYGGLMIRLSWHSAGSYRITDGRGGGGAGNQRFAPLNSWPDNVSLDKARRLLWPIKKKYGNKVSWADLLVLAGTIAYESMGLKTFGFAFGRKDIWSPETDTYWGAEKEWLAPSDERYGDVEKPSTMENPLAAVQMGLIYVNPEGVNGKQDPMKTAAHIRETFARMAMNDEETVALTAGGHTVGKTHGNGDASVLGPDPESADVEEQGLGWKNPNNTGKGRYTVTSGLEGAWTTHPTKWDGGFFEMLFNHEWEPRKSPAGAWQWEPVSIKEEDRPVDVEDPSIRHNPMMTDADMAMKVDPIYKEISLKFMNDQEYFSETFARAWFKLTHRDMGPKANYFGTEVPEEDLIWQDPIPAGKADYDVAAVKAKIAASGLSIPEMVNTAWDSARTYRGSDMRGGANGARIRLAPQKDWEGNEPQRLAHVLSVLEPIAAEFNISIADTIVLAGNVGIEQAAKAAGSDVTVPFSPGRGDASAEMTDAESFEPLEPLADGYRNYSKKDYVVSVEELMLDRTQLMGLTAPEMTVLVGGMRMLGTNYGNTKHGVFTNTIGALTNDFFVNLTDMGNTWKPTSKGLYDICDRRTGVVKWTATRMDLVFGSNSILRSYSEVYAQDDSKERFVADFVKAWTKVMNADRFDLK; encoded by the coding sequence ATGGAAAATCATCAAAATCAAGAACCAGGGAAATGCCCAGTAAATCACGGACAACTTCCAGAAAATGAAGCTCCAACTATTGTTGAAGGTAACCACGATGCGTCAGCAGGAAAATGTCCTGTAATGCATGGCGGAAACACGGCTTCAAGTAATAATGTGATGTCTTGGTGGCCCAACGCCCTCAATCTTGACATATTGCACCAACATGATACAAAGACAAACCCGTTAGGTCATGATTTTGATTACCATGAAGAGCTGAAAAAATTGGATATTCCTGCTTTGAAAAAAGACATGAATGATTTGATGACAAATAGCCAAGATTGGTGGCCAGCAGATTGGGGTCACTATGGAGGATTAATGATTCGTTTGTCTTGGCACTCTGCAGGATCATACCGTATCACTGATGGTCGTGGTGGTGGTGGTGCAGGAAACCAACGTTTTGCACCTCTAAATTCTTGGCCTGATAATGTAAGCTTAGATAAAGCGAGACGTTTGTTATGGCCAATTAAAAAGAAATACGGAAATAAAGTGAGCTGGGCCGATTTGCTAGTTTTAGCTGGAACAATTGCTTATGAAAGTATGGGATTGAAAACCTTTGGATTTGCGTTTGGACGTAAAGACATTTGGAGCCCCGAAACAGATACATACTGGGGAGCTGAAAAAGAATGGTTGGCACCAAGTGATGAGCGTTACGGCGATGTCGAAAAACCATCTACCATGGAAAACCCATTGGCAGCGGTACAAATGGGATTGATTTACGTGAATCCAGAAGGAGTTAACGGAAAACAAGATCCTATGAAAACAGCTGCGCACATTCGTGAAACATTTGCTCGTATGGCGATGAATGACGAAGAAACGGTGGCACTTACTGCAGGTGGACATACCGTAGGTAAAACACACGGAAACGGAGACGCAAGCGTACTTGGACCAGATCCAGAAAGTGCTGACGTTGAAGAACAAGGACTTGGATGGAAGAACCCTAATAACACCGGAAAAGGACGCTACACGGTAACCAGTGGACTAGAAGGTGCTTGGACAACACACCCAACAAAATGGGATGGTGGCTTTTTTGAAATGTTATTCAATCACGAATGGGAACCACGCAAAAGCCCTGCTGGAGCTTGGCAATGGGAACCAGTAAGCATTAAAGAAGAAGACCGTCCAGTAGACGTAGAAGATCCAAGTATACGCCACAACCCAATGATGACTGATGCAGATATGGCCATGAAAGTGGATCCTATTTACAAAGAGATATCTTTGAAATTTATGAACGATCAAGAGTATTTCTCTGAAACGTTTGCCCGTGCTTGGTTCAAGTTAACACACAGAGATATGGGACCAAAAGCAAACTATTTTGGTACTGAAGTTCCAGAAGAAGATTTAATTTGGCAAGACCCAATTCCTGCAGGAAAAGCAGATTACGATGTTGCTGCTGTAAAAGCAAAAATTGCAGCTTCGGGATTGTCAATTCCGGAGATGGTAAATACTGCTTGGGACAGTGCACGTACGTATCGTGGATCTGACATGCGTGGTGGAGCAAACGGTGCCCGCATTCGTTTAGCGCCTCAAAAAGATTGGGAAGGAAATGAGCCGCAACGTTTGGCACATGTACTATCTGTACTAGAGCCAATTGCAGCCGAATTTAATATTAGTATTGCAGACACAATTGTATTAGCAGGTAATGTTGGTATTGAACAAGCTGCAAAAGCTGCAGGATCGGATGTAACAGTTCCTTTTTCTCCAGGACGTGGTGATGCTAGTGCAGAAATGACAGATGCTGAGTCATTTGAACCATTAGAACCTTTGGCAGACGGATACCGTAACTACAGCAAAAAAGATTATGTGGTAAGTGTAGAAGAATTAATGCTAGACCGTACACAATTAATGGGCTTGACCGCACCTGAGATGACCGTATTGGTTGGTGGAATGAGAATGTTAGGAACAAACTACGGCAACACCAAACACGGTGTATTTACCAATACTATTGGTGCTTTGACAAACGATTTCTTTGTGAATCTAACAGATATGGGAAATACTTGGAAGCCAACTTCAAAAGGACTTTATGATATTTGTGACCGTAGAACTGGTGTCGTAAAATGGACTGCCACACGTATGGATTTAGTATTCGGATCGAATTCTATCTTACGTTCGTACTCAGAAGTATACGCACAAGATGATAGCAAAGAACGCTTTGTAGCTGATTTTGTTAAAGCATGGACCAAAGTGATGAATGCTGATCGTTTTGATTTAAAATAA
- a CDS encoding CocE/NonD family hydrolase, giving the protein MKNLIAILLLLTFSFGSAQEQKPPISTYIQDHYTKKELYITMRDGVKLFTSIYTPKDISKKKKYPMVMMRTCYSIAPYGEDKFSTRVALNNFMLQDGYIFVQQDVRGRYMSEGTFTNMTPQVEHTNKKAIDESTDTYDTVDYLVKNIANNNGKVGQYGTSYPGFYTAVGILSNHPALVASSPQAPISNFWNDDFLHNGRFMLGYFRTLPVFGVQKTTNTPTAWYSNSVIKKQSDDGLKFYTEMGTLKEGVDHYYKDNFFMQEIMDHPNYDTFWQTRNLLPHLKDVKQAVLVVGGWFDAEDLSGPLNIYKTIEKTSPKAKNTLVMGPFSHGAWGRETGKTYHNDIYFGDSIATYYQKNIETKFFSHYLKGNTKEDAGIPEAILFDTGAKKWREFSKYPPENTQKVSFYLANGTLEKAASQNFTEYYSDPKKPVISSENLKDFNGFTPRNYMSEDQRFATTRPDVATFTTEALTDDLTFGGELLAKLTVSTTSTDADFIVKLIDVYPEDEPVNPDKPTVIYSNYHQLVRSEIMPARFRNSIEKPEAMVPNVKTVVNVKLQDVMHTFKKGHKIQVQIESSWFPLFAVNPQKFIPNVNLATKEDYTKAFIKIYGESSLEAAILE; this is encoded by the coding sequence ATGAAAAATTTAATTGCTATTCTTCTACTCTTGACTTTTAGTTTTGGTTCGGCTCAGGAGCAAAAACCACCCATAAGCACTTACATACAAGACCATTACACAAAAAAAGAACTATACATCACCATGCGTGACGGTGTCAAACTGTTTACCTCAATCTATACACCAAAGGATATTTCGAAGAAGAAAAAATACCCGATGGTTATGATGCGTACCTGCTATAGCATTGCACCTTATGGCGAAGATAAATTCTCTACACGTGTTGCACTGAATAACTTTATGCTTCAAGACGGCTATATCTTTGTGCAACAAGATGTTCGTGGACGCTATATGAGCGAGGGTACCTTTACCAACATGACGCCTCAAGTGGAGCATACCAACAAAAAAGCAATTGATGAAAGTACCGACACCTACGATACGGTAGATTATTTGGTGAAAAACATAGCCAACAACAACGGAAAAGTGGGTCAATACGGAACATCTTACCCTGGATTTTATACCGCGGTCGGAATTTTATCCAACCATCCTGCGCTTGTAGCTAGCTCTCCACAGGCACCAATTTCTAATTTCTGGAATGATGACTTCTTGCACAATGGCCGATTTATGCTGGGTTATTTCAGAACTTTACCCGTGTTTGGAGTTCAAAAAACAACCAACACACCTACGGCATGGTACAGTAATTCGGTTATAAAAAAGCAATCTGATGACGGTTTAAAATTCTATACCGAAATGGGAACTTTAAAAGAGGGCGTTGATCATTATTACAAAGACAACTTCTTCATGCAAGAAATTATGGATCATCCAAACTATGATACTTTCTGGCAAACAAGAAACTTACTACCGCACCTAAAAGATGTGAAGCAAGCAGTATTAGTAGTTGGCGGTTGGTTTGATGCGGAAGACCTTTCTGGCCCCTTGAATATTTACAAAACAATTGAAAAAACATCTCCAAAAGCAAAAAACACGCTTGTAATGGGGCCTTTTTCACATGGCGCATGGGGAAGAGAAACTGGTAAAACATATCATAACGACATTTATTTTGGTGATAGCATTGCTACATATTACCAAAAAAATATAGAAACTAAATTCTTCAGTCATTATCTAAAAGGCAATACCAAAGAAGATGCGGGCATTCCAGAAGCGATATTGTTTGATACGGGAGCAAAAAAATGGAGAGAATTTTCGAAATATCCACCAGAAAATACTCAAAAAGTTTCTTTTTATTTAGCGAATGGTACACTTGAAAAAGCGGCTTCACAAAATTTCACCGAATATTATAGCGATCCAAAGAAACCTGTAATTAGTTCTGAGAACTTAAAAGATTTTAATGGTTTTACGCCTCGCAATTATATGAGCGAAGACCAACGTTTTGCAACCACTCGACCAGATGTTGCTACATTTACAACAGAAGCTTTAACTGATGACTTGACTTTTGGAGGCGAATTATTGGCTAAATTAACTGTTTCTACAACAAGTACAGATGCTGATTTTATTGTAAAACTGATTGATGTATATCCTGAAGACGAACCTGTAAACCCGGATAAACCAACTGTAATTTACAGTAACTACCACCAATTGGTTCGTAGTGAAATCATGCCTGCTCGTTTTAGAAATTCAATCGAAAAACCAGAAGCTATGGTTCCGAATGTAAAAACCGTAGTTAATGTTAAATTGCAAGATGTGATGCATACCTTCAAAAAAGGACACAAAATTCAGGTACAAATTGAGAGTTCTTGGTTCCCTCTTTTTGCGGTGAATCCTCAAAAATTTATACCTAACGTGAATCTAGCTACCAAAGAAGATTACACTAAAGCATTTATTAAAATTTACGGAGAAAGTAGTTTAGAAGCTGCTATTCTTGAATAA
- a CDS encoding cupin domain-containing protein, with protein sequence MERFSEKFISTKEIEWEVLGGGVSRKFLGYDNQIMMVQVKFETGALGAPHQHFHTQATYCVSGKFEFEIDGVKKIVEAGDGVYIEPNLLHSAICLEEGMLIDTFSPVREDFLSGGGVSYFSDKE encoded by the coding sequence ATGGAAAGATTTAGTGAGAAATTCATCAGTACCAAAGAGATCGAATGGGAAGTACTTGGTGGTGGTGTATCTAGAAAATTTTTAGGATACGATAACCAAATCATGATGGTGCAAGTGAAGTTTGAAACTGGTGCTCTAGGAGCTCCACACCAACATTTTCACACACAAGCTACCTATTGTGTTTCAGGTAAATTTGAATTTGAAATTGATGGCGTAAAGAAAATTGTTGAAGCTGGCGACGGTGTGTACATCGAACCTAACCTACTACATAGCGCTATTTGTTTGGAAGAAGGAATGCTTATTGACACGTTCAGCCCAGTAAGAGAAGATTTTTTAAGCGGTGGTGGTGTTTCTTATTTTAGTGATAAAGAATAA
- the purB gene encoding adenylosuccinate lyase, which produces MTTLNELNAISPIDGRYRSKTQNLAPFFSEEALIRYRVLIEIEYFIALCEQPLPQLTGVNANLFDSLRDIYKNFTTADAQWIKDTEKVTNHDVKAVEYFIKDKFEKLGLSEYKEFIHFGLTSQDINNTAIPLSTKEAFEQVYLPSLIGLVAKLKELSMEWANIPLLARTHGQPASPTRLGKEIAVFVERLEEQMRLLFNVPFAAKFGGATGNYNAHHVAYPQIDWKQFGNKFVEQTLGLHHSFPTTQIEHYDHFAAFFDALKRINNIVIDLDRDIWTYVSMEYFKQKIKAGEIGSSAMPHKVNPIDFENSEGNLGIANAIFEHLSAKLPISRLQRDLTDSTVLRNIGVPMGHTIISFEATLKGLNKLLLNESKFHEDLEKNWAVVAEAIQTILRREAYPNPYEALKGLTRTNEAITKASIHEFIGTLEVSDAIKAELLQITPSNFLGI; this is translated from the coding sequence ATGACGACTTTAAACGAATTGAATGCTATTTCGCCGATTGACGGAAGATATAGAAGTAAAACTCAAAATTTGGCTCCATTTTTCTCTGAGGAGGCCTTAATAAGATACCGTGTTTTAATCGAAATCGAATATTTTATTGCGTTGTGCGAGCAGCCTTTACCGCAATTAACAGGCGTAAACGCTAATTTGTTTGATAGTTTGCGTGACATTTACAAAAATTTTACCACTGCAGATGCACAATGGATTAAGGATACTGAAAAAGTGACCAACCATGATGTTAAAGCAGTAGAATATTTTATTAAAGATAAGTTTGAGAAATTAGGATTATCAGAATACAAAGAGTTCATCCACTTTGGATTGACTTCTCAAGATATTAACAATACGGCCATTCCGTTATCGACCAAAGAGGCTTTCGAACAAGTTTATTTACCTTCGTTAATTGGATTAGTAGCCAAATTGAAAGAATTAAGCATGGAATGGGCAAACATTCCGTTACTAGCACGTACACACGGACAACCAGCTTCGCCTACTCGCTTGGGTAAAGAGATTGCCGTTTTTGTTGAGCGTCTAGAAGAGCAAATGCGTTTGTTGTTTAATGTTCCTTTTGCTGCCAAATTTGGTGGAGCAACAGGTAACTACAATGCACACCATGTAGCGTATCCACAAATTGACTGGAAACAATTTGGAAACAAGTTTGTAGAACAAACTCTTGGTTTGCACCACTCGTTTCCAACGACGCAAATTGAGCATTATGACCATTTTGCAGCGTTTTTTGATGCTTTAAAAAGAATCAACAATATAGTTATTGATTTGGACCGTGACATTTGGACGTATGTTTCAATGGAGTATTTCAAACAAAAAATTAAAGCGGGTGAAATTGGATCATCAGCAATGCCACATAAAGTAAACCCGATAGATTTTGAAAACTCTGAAGGAAACTTAGGAATAGCAAATGCAATTTTTGAACACCTTTCGGCAAAATTACCTATCTCTCGTTTACAGCGTGATTTAACAGACAGTACCGTTTTGAGAAATATTGGCGTTCCTATGGGACATACCATTATTTCGTTTGAAGCAACTTTGAAAGGTTTGAACAAATTGTTATTGAACGAATCTAAATTTCATGAAGATTTAGAAAAAAACTGGGCGGTTGTTGCTGAAGCGATTCAGACTATCTTGCGCCGTGAGGCATACCCAAATCCGTATGAGGCTTTAAAAGGATTAACAAGAACCAACGAAGCAATAACAAAAGCTTCTATCCATGAGTTTATTGGTACTTTGGAAGTTTCGGACGCTATAAAAGCCGAATTACTACAAATTACACCAAGTAACTTTTTAGGAATATAG
- a CDS encoding TrmH family RNA methyltransferase, with translation MIDLKYLEFLENILTDNRKERFLKVLENRTNHFTIAVEDIFQMHNTSAVMRSCEVFGIQELNVIEERYGKSIDKEIAMGAQKWVDINTFDSVTSCLDAVKSKGYQIIATTPHDNDCLLEDFDITKPSALFFGTERDGLSEEIMQRADGFLKIPMVGFTESLNISVSAAIIIQNLTNRLRQSDIDWHLSEEEMLVKRLAWAKSSIKDIKRIEARYLEENPI, from the coding sequence ATGATTGATTTAAAGTATCTAGAATTTCTTGAAAACATTTTGACCGACAATCGCAAAGAGCGCTTTTTGAAAGTTTTAGAAAATAGAACCAATCATTTTACGATTGCTGTAGAAGATATTTTTCAGATGCACAATACAAGCGCTGTAATGCGTAGTTGCGAAGTTTTTGGAATTCAAGAACTCAACGTAATCGAGGAGCGTTACGGAAAAAGTATCGATAAAGAAATCGCCATGGGTGCGCAAAAATGGGTAGATATTAACACATTCGATTCGGTAACTAGTTGTCTGGATGCAGTAAAAAGTAAAGGCTATCAAATTATTGCTACCACACCACATGATAACGATTGTTTGCTAGAGGATTTTGATATTACCAAACCAAGTGCCTTATTTTTCGGAACCGAACGCGACGGATTATCTGAGGAAATCATGCAAAGAGCCGATGGTTTTTTAAAAATCCCAATGGTCGGGTTTACCGAGAGTTTGAATATCTCAGTATCGGCAGCCATTATCATCCAAAATCTTACAAATAGACTGCGTCAGTCGGATATTGATTGGCATTTGTCTGAAGAAGAAATGTTGGTCAAAAGATTGGCTTGGGCCAAAAGTTCCATCAAAGACATCAAGAGGATAGAAGCGAGATATTTGGAGGAAAATCCCATTTAA